In Quadrisphaera sp. RL12-1S, a single genomic region encodes these proteins:
- a CDS encoding AI-2E family transporter — MTSAPDVPAAPPPDPAAGSRSLRLLVAFAAVVVAVAGLKAFSGSIGPAFLAVVLVIVVHPLGARVQRLGSSPWVPQWVATWTGVAVNLVVVYLIVAALAASLAWSAVELATTLPQYAPQLIELRDQLLDLLTQIGLNQAELIRMINSANPYELLGYAQTLVSGLASGLTDFAFVLLLLFFLVLDAAPFPRLLDQASELHRDAVEAMRTFASGTRRYLVVSTVFGAIVAVLDVVALVYLGVPLALLWGLVSFVTNYIANIGFLLGVAPPALLALLANGPESALLVVVIYTVINVVIQGLIQPKIVGGAVGLSATLTFLSVVFWGFVLGGLGALLAVPLSLLARAVLVDADPRARWMLPLVAGSTRGVPVRRPALAHVPRPHLPQRHAAPVPAPVPGVTTTTDAAAPPAPVPPPPPAQPVEPAQTVEQVEQPSPTSAAEEWTGVPAEQGWPRGQEAAPEEGSSRRGSLARRLRSAADRLR, encoded by the coding sequence GTGACCTCGGCGCCCGACGTCCCCGCGGCGCCGCCCCCGGACCCCGCCGCGGGGTCGCGCAGCCTGCGGCTGCTCGTGGCGTTCGCGGCCGTCGTCGTCGCCGTCGCCGGCCTCAAGGCCTTCTCGGGCAGCATCGGACCGGCGTTCCTGGCGGTCGTGCTGGTCATCGTGGTGCACCCGCTCGGCGCCCGCGTCCAGCGCCTGGGCTCCTCTCCGTGGGTGCCGCAGTGGGTGGCCACGTGGACCGGGGTGGCCGTCAACCTCGTGGTGGTCTACCTCATCGTGGCGGCGCTGGCGGCGTCGCTGGCCTGGTCGGCGGTGGAGCTGGCCACCACGCTGCCGCAGTACGCGCCCCAGCTCATCGAGCTGCGCGACCAGCTGCTGGACCTGCTCACCCAGATCGGGCTCAACCAGGCCGAGCTCATCCGGATGATCAACAGCGCCAACCCCTACGAGCTGCTCGGCTACGCGCAGACGCTCGTCTCGGGCCTGGCGTCGGGCCTGACGGACTTCGCGTTCGTGCTGCTGCTGCTGTTCTTCCTCGTGCTCGACGCCGCTCCGTTCCCCCGGCTGCTGGACCAGGCCTCCGAGCTGCACCGCGACGCCGTGGAGGCGATGCGCACCTTCGCCTCCGGCACCCGCCGCTACCTCGTGGTCTCCACCGTCTTCGGCGCCATCGTGGCGGTGCTCGACGTGGTGGCGCTGGTGTACCTGGGCGTGCCGCTGGCGCTGCTGTGGGGCCTGGTCTCGTTCGTCACCAACTACATCGCCAACATCGGCTTCCTGCTCGGCGTGGCCCCGCCGGCGCTGCTCGCGCTGCTCGCCAACGGGCCGGAGAGCGCGCTGCTGGTGGTGGTCATCTACACGGTCATCAACGTGGTGATCCAGGGCCTCATCCAGCCCAAGATCGTGGGCGGCGCCGTCGGGCTCTCGGCCACGCTGACGTTCCTGTCGGTGGTGTTCTGGGGCTTCGTGCTGGGCGGGCTGGGGGCGCTGCTCGCGGTGCCGCTGAGCCTGCTGGCCCGCGCGGTGCTGGTCGACGCTGACCCCCGCGCCCGCTGGATGCTCCCCCTGGTCGCCGGCAGCACCCGCGGCGTGCCGGTGCGCCGGCCGGCGCTGGCGCACGTCCCCCGTCCGCACCTCCCCCAGCGGCACGCGGCACCGGTCCCCGCGCCCGTCCCCGGGGTCACGACGACGACGGACGCCGCGGCTCCGCCCGCTCCCGTCCCGCCGCCCCCGCCCGCCCAGCCGGTCGAGCCCGCCCAGACGGTCGAGCAGGTCGAGCAGCCCAGCCCGACGTCGGCCGCCGAGGAGTGGACCGGTGTCCCGGCCGAGCAGGGCTGGCCGCGCGGGCAGGAGGCGGCTCCTGAGGAGGGGAGCAGCCGTCGCGGGTCCCTCGCCAGGCGGCTGCGCTCCGCCGCTGACCGCCTCCGCTGA